Proteins encoded by one window of Halorubrum ruber:
- a CDS encoding RNA-guided endonuclease InsQ/TnpB family protein, whose protein sequence is MEVRRTVPVKLDMADSDADLLHETISEFLWAANYVVDQAWQGEYKTTSKAELQRETYDDVRAETRLQANLVQNARNKAADAVQSVVARWKQGDYAGKPHFTASTLVYDKRCATFNEDHATLSTVEGRITAEYVVPDGNRETPYSEYLLNDDYEVTGGELHYRDGEFYLHVRTKADVEFETADDGNDEHNTVLGVDLGIENVAVTSTGTFWNGSELNHWRREFEKRRGSLQQCGTRAAHETIQSVGRTETGRYDHFLHTVSKEIVAEAVEHDCDVIAFENLTGIRERMANAKKFHAWAFRRLFEYVEYKAEVVGISVEQVSPAYTSQRCSKCGFTHEDNRPISDGQEVFECLKCGYSPHADYNAAKNIGLKYLRSAQTSSGGGAPVNVRLNRGTLNVNGDYEPASDGQNGSPRESPALNEANGEAVSE, encoded by the coding sequence ATGGAGGTACGGCGCACCGTGCCAGTCAAGCTCGATATGGCCGACAGCGACGCCGACCTCCTCCATGAAACTATCTCCGAGTTCCTGTGGGCCGCCAACTACGTCGTCGACCAAGCCTGGCAAGGCGAGTATAAAACAACAAGCAAGGCCGAGCTACAACGCGAGACCTACGACGACGTGCGAGCCGAGACGCGACTTCAAGCGAATCTCGTCCAGAACGCCCGTAACAAGGCCGCCGACGCCGTCCAAAGCGTCGTCGCCCGCTGGAAACAAGGTGACTACGCAGGGAAGCCGCATTTCACTGCCTCAACTCTCGTCTACGACAAGAGGTGTGCGACGTTTAACGAAGACCACGCGACGCTCTCGACCGTCGAAGGCCGTATCACCGCCGAGTACGTCGTGCCAGACGGTAACCGTGAGACGCCCTACTCGGAGTACCTTCTCAACGACGACTACGAAGTGACAGGCGGAGAACTTCACTACCGAGACGGCGAGTTCTACCTTCATGTCCGCACAAAGGCGGACGTAGAGTTCGAGACTGCCGACGACGGCAACGACGAGCACAACACAGTCCTCGGCGTTGACCTCGGCATCGAAAACGTCGCCGTCACGTCAACGGGCACGTTCTGGAACGGGTCGGAGTTGAACCACTGGCGCCGCGAGTTCGAGAAGCGACGCGGGTCGCTTCAACAGTGCGGGACGCGGGCCGCTCACGAAACCATCCAATCGGTCGGGCGCACGGAGACGGGACGCTACGACCACTTTTTACACACCGTCTCGAAAGAAATCGTCGCAGAAGCCGTCGAACACGACTGTGACGTGATCGCGTTCGAGAACCTGACCGGAATTCGTGAGCGGATGGCGAACGCCAAGAAATTCCACGCGTGGGCGTTCCGGCGCCTGTTCGAGTACGTCGAGTACAAAGCCGAAGTCGTCGGCATCTCGGTCGAGCAGGTGAGTCCCGCCTACACCTCCCAGCGATGTTCCAAGTGCGGGTTCACTCATGAGGACAACCGCCCGATCTCGGACGGCCAAGAGGTATTCGAGTGCCTGAAGTGCGGATACTCACCGCACGCGGACTACAACGCGGCGAAGAATATCGGTCTGAAGTATCTCCGCTCGGCGCAAACGTCGTCGGGTGGAGGCGCACCCGTAAACGTGCGCTTGAATCGCGGGACATTGAACGTGAACGGCGATTACGAGCCTGCCAGCGATGGCCAGAACGGGAGTCCACGCGAAAGCCCCGCTCTCAACGAAGCGAACGGCGAAGCCGTGAGCGAGTAG
- a CDS encoding phosphoglycerol geranylgeranyltransferase, giving the protein MTNPWDDWDHVLKVDPDKDLRSGETFEDVCRTGTDAIEIGGTLDVTAEKMTRVVDAAAEYDVPLYQEPSNPGVVIDSPALDGYLIPTVFNAGGPFWITGAHKEWVRIDDLDWSRTHTEAYIVMNPEASVAQLTEADCDLAADDVAAYAKIAERMFGQEIVYVEYSGTFGDTEKVAAAHDALDDATLFYGGGIHDYESANEMAAHSDVIVVGDLLHDEGVDAVRETVKGAKDAHDA; this is encoded by the coding sequence ATGACCAACCCGTGGGACGACTGGGACCACGTGCTGAAGGTCGACCCCGACAAGGACCTGCGGTCGGGCGAGACCTTCGAGGACGTCTGCCGGACCGGGACGGACGCGATCGAGATCGGCGGGACCCTCGACGTCACCGCGGAGAAGATGACGCGCGTCGTCGACGCGGCCGCGGAGTACGACGTGCCGCTGTACCAGGAGCCGTCGAACCCGGGCGTCGTGATCGATTCCCCGGCGCTCGACGGCTACCTGATCCCGACCGTGTTCAACGCCGGCGGCCCGTTCTGGATCACGGGCGCGCACAAGGAGTGGGTACGCATCGACGACCTCGACTGGAGCCGGACCCACACCGAGGCGTACATCGTGATGAACCCCGAGGCGTCGGTCGCCCAGCTGACGGAGGCCGACTGCGACCTCGCCGCGGACGACGTGGCGGCGTACGCGAAGATCGCGGAGCGCATGTTCGGCCAGGAGATCGTCTACGTCGAGTACTCGGGCACCTTCGGCGACACCGAGAAGGTCGCGGCCGCCCACGACGCCTTGGACGACGCCACCCTCTTCTACGGCGGCGGCATCCACGACTACGAGTCGGCCAACGAGATGGCCGCCCACAGCGACGTGATCGTCGTCGGCGACCTGCTCCACGACGAGGGCGTCGACGCCGTCCGCGAGACGGTGAAGGGCGCGAAGGACGCGCACGACGCCTAA
- a CDS encoding tubulin/FtsZ family protein, translating into MKAVLLGVGQAGGKLTTAIAEFDADAGYGAVLDALAVNTAAADLDPLPLETVLVGQSRVNGHGVGGDNELGAEVMDEDAVEVLDALAPKVTAEAEAVFVVAGLGGGTGSGGAPVLVRELNRVYDVPVYAIGILPGRDEGTMYQVNAGRSLKTLVREADATILLDNDAWRSSGESMEGGYEAINASMAKRIGLILAAGEAVEGVGESVVDTSEVINTLRAGGMAAVGFASAPAAEDPEENVTTVTSAVRSAVMTGLSLPNATDADAALVAVAGDPDRISRKGAEKARKWLQEETGSMQVRGGDFPLDSDRIAALVLLAGVERSQRVEAFLERARQAVRDEREEKPDPAAAFDNDEIDDLL; encoded by the coding sequence ATGAAAGCAGTCCTCCTCGGCGTCGGACAGGCGGGCGGTAAGCTGACGACAGCCATCGCGGAGTTCGACGCCGACGCCGGCTACGGCGCGGTCCTCGACGCGCTCGCCGTCAACACGGCCGCGGCCGACCTCGACCCCCTCCCGCTCGAAACGGTCCTCGTCGGGCAGTCGCGCGTCAACGGCCACGGCGTCGGCGGCGACAACGAACTGGGCGCGGAAGTGATGGACGAGGACGCCGTCGAGGTGCTCGACGCCCTCGCGCCGAAGGTCACCGCGGAGGCCGAGGCGGTGTTCGTCGTCGCCGGTCTCGGCGGCGGCACGGGCTCCGGCGGCGCGCCGGTCCTCGTCCGCGAGCTGAACCGTGTGTACGACGTCCCCGTCTACGCGATCGGAATCCTCCCGGGCCGCGACGAGGGGACGATGTACCAGGTGAACGCCGGGCGATCGCTCAAGACGCTCGTCCGGGAGGCGGACGCGACGATACTCCTCGACAACGACGCGTGGCGCTCCTCGGGGGAGTCCATGGAGGGCGGCTACGAGGCGATCAACGCCTCGATGGCGAAGCGGATCGGCCTAATCTTAGCCGCCGGCGAGGCGGTCGAGGGCGTCGGCGAGTCCGTCGTCGACACGAGCGAGGTGATCAACACGCTCCGCGCGGGCGGGATGGCGGCGGTCGGGTTCGCGTCGGCGCCAGCGGCTGAGGACCCGGAAGAGAACGTCACCACGGTGACGAGCGCGGTCCGCAGCGCGGTGATGACGGGCCTCTCGCTGCCGAACGCTACCGACGCCGACGCCGCGCTTGTCGCGGTCGCGGGCGACCCGGACCGGATCTCGCGGAAGGGCGCGGAGAAGGCCCGGAAGTGGCTCCAAGAGGAGACGGGGTCGATGCAGGTGCGCGGCGGGGACTTCCCGCTCGACTCCGACCGGATCGCCGCACTGGTCCTGCTCGCGGGCGTCGAGCGGTCGCAGCGCGTCGAGGCGTTCCTAGAGCGCGCGCGGCAGGCGGTCCGCGACGAGCGCGAGGAGAAGCCGGACCCGGCGGCCGCGTTCGACAACGACGAGATCGACGACCTGCTCTAA
- a CDS encoding DUF7310 family coiled-coil domain-containing protein gives MTDNTRGAEPPSAEPPNTGTEATRTAAETEATTGTNEATTGTSEADDRIEARLSAVERAVTGSDARPADAAAGAEATAERERLESRLDDLEERVAELEAATQAVRGYAGAVRAVNREVERRADLALARATEAGRESGRDGGGNGTGRGASDGGDRAASGGAGRDGGSGAPDRGARDRDGPDGAVPSESALDAALPDDRPTSGPRTGNSEPDGDDGDGDDNAWATDALDRLRESL, from the coding sequence ATGACCGACAACACGCGGGGTGCGGAGCCGCCGAGCGCGGAGCCGCCGAACACGGGAACGGAGGCGACGCGGACGGCGGCGGAAACCGAGGCGACGACCGGCACGAACGAGGCGACGACCGGCACGAGCGAAGCGGACGACCGGATCGAGGCCCGCCTCAGCGCCGTCGAGCGCGCGGTGACCGGGAGCGACGCGCGCCCGGCGGACGCCGCCGCGGGGGCGGAGGCGACCGCCGAGCGCGAGCGGCTCGAATCGCGGCTCGACGACCTCGAGGAGCGCGTGGCGGAACTTGAGGCGGCGACGCAGGCGGTCCGCGGCTACGCGGGGGCAGTCAGGGCCGTCAACCGCGAGGTCGAGCGCCGGGCCGACCTGGCGCTCGCGCGGGCGACGGAGGCCGGACGGGAGAGCGGCCGAGACGGCGGTGGCAATGGGACCGGCCGGGGCGCCAGCGACGGGGGCGATCGAGCCGCCAGCGGCGGGGCCGGGCGAGACGGCGGGAGCGGCGCGCCCGATCGAGGCGCGAGGGACCGGGATGGCCCCGACGGTGCGGTTCCATCGGAGAGTGCCCTCGACGCTGCCCTGCCGGACGACCGGCCGACCTCCGGACCGCGAACCGGCAACAGCGAGCCCGACGGGGACGACGGAGACGGCGACGACAACGCGTGGGCAACGGACGCGCTGGACCGGCTCCGGGAGTCGCTGTGA
- a CDS encoding DUF7311 family protein produces the protein MIRVVLTVLVAVALLAASMPAVETARTATTGERIGAEADRLERAIGGVVAGSTPVSDPSMAAQTTVLLRVPTGFAAADVDRVALVESPDRPGGLALAYRIDDRPERTLRVGTGSAEPAVDLAGGAIELRPGGANRVRVRYVDDEGPTVRIRRVG, from the coding sequence GTGATCCGGGTGGTCCTCACCGTCCTCGTGGCGGTCGCGTTGCTGGCGGCGTCGATGCCCGCGGTCGAGACGGCCCGGACCGCGACGACGGGTGAGCGGATCGGCGCGGAGGCGGACCGATTGGAGCGGGCGATCGGCGGCGTCGTCGCCGGGTCGACCCCCGTGAGCGATCCCTCGATGGCGGCGCAGACGACGGTGCTCCTCAGGGTTCCGACCGGGTTCGCCGCGGCGGACGTCGATCGCGTCGCACTCGTCGAGTCGCCGGACCGACCGGGCGGCCTCGCGCTCGCGTATCGGATCGACGACCGGCCGGAGCGCACACTCCGCGTCGGCACTGGGTCCGCGGAGCCGGCCGTCGACCTCGCCGGCGGAGCGATCGAACTCCGACCGGGCGGGGCGAACCGGGTCCGGGTCCGATACGTCGACGACGAGGGGCCGACGGTCCGGATCCGTCGCGTCGGATAG
- a CDS encoding ATPase, T2SS/T4P/T4SS family, which yields MNLGLSERIAGDDGETPLRRLPWVDGDAGGCRCEPTFREPVGTGVEDRVVLDVDADGCPGRGDLAASPDCLATVIAALTDRDADVIRARHRGRERSYADHAADLLIAAGRFRERIEFHEERLADRVARDPLGAAAEAAGRAGPAKRIATETGLLSAAEELAGDTGLGGDAERSESDRDLNESLRAHIGPTAATARVAAAPPPGATLADRWTVSTGATVRLYEGDGSLRTYHLTPPSADLDAESVATLAAARDRLLNDPRGGDRAPGRAVRAVADDDDPVADLTEVLRRHTHGYGAFEHVFADDRVSDATVTAPVAENPLRVVLDGERCRTNVRLPPEGAATLASRLRRESGRAFSRATPTLDATIESETGRVRVAAATAPASDGLSFTFRRGDPEAWTLARLVSVDTLTPAAAGLLSVAVERGVTGLVAGGRAAGKTTALGALLWELPAETRTIVIEDTPELPVDALADAERDAQRLRVGDGAELAPADAVRTALRMGGGAISVGEVRGEEARALYEAMRVGAAGETVLGTIHGEDPAAVEERVVTDLGVARSSFAATDLIAVLDDHRVESIVEVGDHGDGVSFDPLFERTEQGLVATGRIDRGESRLIEDLAGSSESYAAVREAVDRRSDRVRDAVRTGRIAPARYAGGDR from the coding sequence ATGAACCTCGGTCTTAGCGAGCGGATCGCCGGCGACGACGGCGAGACGCCGCTTCGACGGCTCCCGTGGGTCGACGGCGACGCCGGCGGGTGCCGATGCGAACCGACGTTCCGCGAGCCCGTGGGGACGGGCGTCGAGGACCGGGTCGTCCTCGACGTCGACGCCGACGGCTGCCCGGGACGCGGCGACCTCGCCGCGAGCCCGGACTGCCTCGCGACCGTTATCGCGGCGCTCACCGACCGGGACGCGGACGTGATCAGGGCTCGACATCGCGGGCGCGAGCGCTCCTACGCCGACCACGCTGCCGATCTTCTCATCGCCGCGGGACGGTTCCGCGAGCGGATCGAGTTCCACGAGGAGAGACTCGCCGATCGGGTCGCCCGAGACCCGCTCGGCGCGGCGGCGGAGGCGGCCGGACGGGCGGGTCCCGCGAAGCGGATCGCGACCGAGACGGGGCTGCTGTCGGCCGCCGAAGAACTCGCGGGAGACACGGGGCTCGGCGGAGACGCGGAACGAAGCGAGAGCGACCGCGACTTGAACGAGAGCCTGCGAGCGCACATCGGGCCGACGGCCGCGACCGCGCGCGTCGCGGCCGCGCCCCCACCGGGCGCGACGCTGGCCGACCGCTGGACGGTCTCGACCGGGGCGACCGTCCGGCTCTACGAGGGCGACGGCTCCCTCAGGACGTACCACCTCACGCCGCCGAGCGCCGACTTAGACGCCGAGAGCGTGGCGACGCTGGCCGCCGCGCGCGACCGGCTGCTCAACGACCCCCGCGGCGGCGACAGGGCGCCGGGGCGAGCGGTGCGGGCCGTGGCCGACGACGACGACCCGGTCGCGGACCTGACCGAAGTCCTGCGGCGACACACCCACGGCTACGGTGCGTTCGAACACGTCTTCGCCGACGACCGGGTGAGCGACGCGACGGTGACGGCGCCGGTCGCGGAGAACCCGCTCCGCGTGGTCCTCGACGGCGAGCGGTGCCGGACGAACGTACGTCTCCCGCCGGAGGGGGCCGCCACCCTCGCGTCGCGGCTCCGGCGAGAGAGCGGCCGGGCGTTCTCGCGGGCGACGCCGACGCTCGACGCGACGATCGAGTCCGAGACCGGGCGCGTCAGGGTCGCCGCGGCCACGGCCCCGGCGAGCGACGGCCTCTCGTTCACCTTCCGCCGCGGCGACCCGGAGGCGTGGACGCTCGCTCGGTTAGTGTCCGTCGACACGCTCACGCCCGCGGCGGCCGGGCTGTTGTCGGTCGCCGTCGAGCGCGGCGTGACCGGACTGGTCGCCGGCGGTCGGGCGGCTGGCAAGACGACCGCGCTCGGGGCGCTGCTGTGGGAACTGCCCGCCGAAACCCGGACGATCGTCATCGAGGACACGCCGGAACTCCCGGTGGACGCGCTCGCCGACGCCGAGCGGGACGCCCAGCGGCTCCGGGTCGGGGACGGCGCCGAGCTCGCGCCGGCTGACGCCGTGCGGACCGCGCTCCGCATGGGCGGCGGCGCGATAAGCGTCGGCGAGGTGCGCGGCGAGGAGGCGCGGGCGCTGTACGAGGCGATGCGCGTCGGGGCCGCCGGCGAGACGGTCCTCGGGACGATCCACGGCGAGGACCCGGCGGCCGTCGAAGAGCGTGTCGTCACCGACCTCGGGGTCGCGCGCTCGTCGTTCGCCGCGACCGACCTGATCGCGGTCCTCGACGACCACCGCGTCGAGTCGATCGTCGAGGTCGGCGACCACGGCGACGGGGTGAGCTTCGATCCGCTCTTCGAGCGGACCGAGCAGGGACTCGTCGCGACGGGGCGGATCGACCGCGGCGAGAGCCGACTGATCGAGGACCTCGCGGGATCGAGCGAATCGTACGCGGCGGTTCGAGAGGCTGTCGACCGACGGAGCGACCGAGTCCGCGACGCGGTTCGAACGGGACGGATCGCGCCGGCGCGGTACGCCGGAGGCGACCGATGA
- a CDS encoding DUF7283 family protein, translated as MFETHLDATYAWLGLAVVSVAAVGVAASFPASPPPDADGVARTIDSVADGEYPATAEHGIAAERLRLAEGSVSLGDDRGTARAPLDAPRITPVIRPAAGVSPEATTDARLRRVLAGAPPDAAFDDPAALAAAAERARSADATWTPAPERVTVRRVHYGDVRVTLVG; from the coding sequence ATGTTCGAGACGCACCTCGACGCCACGTACGCGTGGCTCGGTCTGGCCGTCGTGAGCGTCGCGGCCGTCGGCGTGGCCGCCTCGTTTCCGGCCTCGCCGCCGCCGGACGCCGACGGCGTGGCGCGCACGATCGACTCGGTCGCGGACGGGGAGTACCCGGCGACAGCCGAACACGGGATCGCCGCGGAGCGGCTCCGGCTCGCGGAGGGATCCGTCTCGCTCGGCGACGATCGGGGGACGGCGCGGGCACCGCTCGACGCCCCGCGGATCACGCCGGTGATCCGGCCGGCGGCGGGGGTGAGCCCGGAGGCGACGACGGACGCACGGCTTCGGCGCGTCCTCGCCGGCGCTCCCCCGGACGCCGCGTTCGACGATCCGGCGGCGCTCGCGGCGGCGGCCGAGCGCGCGCGCTCGGCGGACGCGACGTGGACGCCCGCGCCGGAGCGGGTCACGGTTCGACGGGTCCACTACGGCGACGTCCGCGTCACGCTCGTGGGGTGA
- a CDS encoding DUF7285 family protein — MRSDEPKATEASTRPTATFSTADRAAVEPTAALIAVVVVGLALGLYAGAFADAAPDDGRSTARAALDRVEETVTVGGVVDPSRMRRVEAPGTETAIELEAGGERWLAASGPDAPGPPEARSPDAVAVAERRVTVRVAPGRNVRGTLRAVVWR; from the coding sequence GTGAGGTCGGACGAGCCGAAGGCGACGGAAGCGTCGACGCGGCCGACCGCAACGTTCTCGACCGCCGACCGCGCCGCCGTCGAACCGACCGCCGCGCTCATCGCGGTGGTGGTCGTCGGACTCGCGTTGGGGCTGTACGCCGGCGCGTTCGCGGACGCAGCCCCCGACGACGGTCGGTCGACCGCGAGGGCGGCGCTCGACCGCGTCGAGGAGACAGTCACCGTCGGCGGCGTCGTCGATCCGAGCCGGATGCGGCGAGTCGAAGCGCCGGGGACCGAGACCGCGATCGAACTGGAGGCTGGCGGCGAGCGGTGGCTGGCGGCGTCGGGTCCGGACGCGCCGGGACCGCCGGAGGCCCGGTCGCCTGACGCGGTTGCGGTCGCCGAGCGGCGGGTGACGGTCCGGGTAGCGCCCGGCCGCAACGTCCGCGGGACGCTCCGGGCGGTGGTGTGGCGGTGA
- a CDS encoding DUF5791 family protein, producing MFHEVVDGRGAGPDVDADEPAAADLLAAFETMVSEAAAASVDGDRLVDEVGLSKTDANAVRDGDVAALSLADATAVLAAANPDRDADAMVAEVRDHLLMGMATAVLDVDAIAAKIDADLTGQEVQQALEGRTTMTLGQLAEILAVIERRKP from the coding sequence ATGTTCCACGAGGTCGTCGACGGCCGCGGAGCCGGACCCGACGTCGACGCCGACGAACCGGCGGCGGCGGATCTGCTCGCCGCCTTCGAAACGATGGTATCGGAGGCGGCGGCGGCGAGCGTCGATGGCGACCGGCTCGTCGACGAGGTCGGACTGTCCAAGACGGACGCGAACGCCGTCCGCGACGGGGACGTCGCGGCGCTCTCGCTCGCGGACGCGACGGCCGTCCTCGCGGCGGCGAACCCGGACCGCGACGCCGACGCGATGGTGGCGGAGGTCCGTGATCACCTGCTGATGGGGATGGCGACCGCCGTCCTCGACGTCGACGCGATCGCCGCGAAGATCGACGCCGACCTCACCGGTCAAGAGGTCCAGCAGGCGCTGGAGGGGCGGACGACGATGACCCTCGGACAGCTCGCTGAGATCCTCGCGGTCATCGAGCGCCGGAAGCCATGA
- a CDS encoding NAD-dependent epimerase/dehydratase family protein — MRVVVVGCGYVGLALAAQLDSRGHAVTGVRRSKAGLDAVDAVAPDVEAVRADATDPSSLSALPDADAVVFAASSGSRGADAAREVYVDGLANVVDEYGSRSTPPDRLVYTSSTGVYGDHDGGWVDEETPVEPTTEKTRVLAEAERIATERAADTGIDGTVVRFAGLYGPDRYRLERYVEGPVTAGYLNMVHRADAAGSIRHLLETDRARDRVVLVVDDEPVDKHAFADWLADACGVPRPEKLSKDERITAGDLSAAAERRIRTSKRCSNALLRELGYEFVHPTFRSGYRDAVRAYRARTE, encoded by the coding sequence ATGAGGGTCGTCGTCGTCGGCTGCGGCTACGTCGGGCTGGCGCTCGCGGCCCAGCTCGACTCCCGGGGGCACGCAGTGACGGGCGTTCGGCGGTCCAAGGCCGGGCTGGACGCGGTCGACGCCGTCGCCCCCGACGTCGAGGCCGTCCGCGCGGACGCGACCGACCCGTCGTCGCTATCGGCGCTGCCGGACGCGGACGCGGTCGTCTTCGCGGCCAGTTCCGGCAGCCGCGGCGCCGACGCGGCGCGGGAGGTGTACGTCGACGGACTGGCGAACGTCGTCGACGAGTACGGCTCGCGGTCCACTCCGCCGGACCGATTAGTGTACACCTCCTCGACGGGCGTGTACGGCGACCACGACGGCGGCTGGGTCGACGAGGAGACGCCGGTCGAGCCGACCACTGAGAAGACCCGGGTCCTCGCCGAGGCCGAGCGGATCGCGACCGAGCGCGCGGCCGACACCGGGATAGACGGGACCGTCGTCAGGTTCGCGGGGCTGTACGGCCCGGATCGATACCGGCTGGAGCGGTACGTGGAGGGGCCGGTGACAGCCGGGTACTTGAACATGGTCCACCGCGCGGACGCCGCGGGGTCGATCCGACACCTGCTGGAGACGGACCGCGCGCGCGACCGCGTCGTCCTCGTCGTCGACGACGAGCCGGTCGACAAGCACGCGTTCGCCGACTGGCTCGCGGACGCCTGCGGCGTCCCGCGCCCGGAGAAGCTGTCGAAGGACGAGCGGATCACGGCCGGCGACCTCTCCGCGGCCGCCGAGCGCCGGATCCGAACGAGCAAGCGGTGTTCGAACGCGCTGCTCCGCGAGCTCGGCTACGAGTTCGTCCACCCGACGTTCCGGTCGGGGTACCGCGACGCCGTGCGCGCGTACCGGGCGCGGACCGAGTAG
- a CDS encoding DHH family phosphoesterase, producing MRAMSAVGDRFSQAEAMARENPELAVAAALVVLIAVAAVVVVLRSRRTPGVRFRRLLADEDEITVLMHPNPDPDAMSAAVGVASLADQVDVDATVQYPGQIRHQENRAFRTVLDLDLEPIEHVSDLAAESVVLVDHNEPRGFAGADGVLPTAVVDHHPGDGAGESFTDVRTDYGATASVVAEYFQDNDAVPVPPDKHASETASALTLSTDTATGLLYGILADTKHLTVGASEPDFAAAAYLYPGVDQDRLDRIANPAVDAEVLEVKARAIAGRRIEGSFGVADVGGVNNVDAIPQAADELIQLEGVSAVVVIGERDGTVHLSGRSRDDRVHMGNAIAAVLDDVDNGNGGGHSRMGGGTIQPNVDPTGEGEPETVDRDALADGLFRAMAGDV from the coding sequence ATGCGAGCGATGAGCGCGGTCGGCGACCGGTTCTCGCAGGCGGAGGCCATGGCCCGAGAGAATCCCGAACTCGCCGTCGCCGCGGCGCTCGTCGTCCTGATCGCCGTCGCGGCCGTGGTGGTGGTGCTGCGGTCCCGGCGCACGCCGGGGGTGCGGTTCCGCCGACTGCTGGCCGACGAAGACGAGATAACGGTGTTGATGCACCCGAACCCGGACCCCGACGCGATGTCGGCCGCAGTCGGGGTCGCCTCGCTCGCCGACCAGGTGGACGTCGACGCGACCGTCCAGTACCCCGGCCAGATCCGTCACCAGGAGAACCGGGCGTTCCGGACCGTCCTCGACCTCGACTTGGAGCCGATCGAACACGTGAGCGACCTCGCGGCGGAGTCGGTCGTCTTAGTCGACCACAACGAGCCGCGAGGGTTCGCCGGCGCCGACGGCGTGTTGCCGACGGCGGTCGTCGACCACCACCCCGGGGACGGCGCCGGCGAGTCGTTCACCGACGTGCGGACGGACTACGGCGCGACCGCGTCGGTCGTCGCCGAGTACTTCCAGGACAACGACGCCGTCCCCGTGCCCCCCGACAAGCACGCGAGCGAGACGGCGAGCGCCCTGACGCTGTCGACTGACACGGCAACCGGGCTGCTGTACGGGATCTTGGCCGACACGAAACACCTCACTGTCGGCGCCAGCGAGCCCGACTTCGCGGCGGCCGCCTACCTCTACCCCGGCGTCGACCAGGACCGGCTCGACCGCATCGCGAACCCCGCGGTCGACGCGGAGGTGCTGGAGGTGAAGGCCCGGGCGATCGCGGGACGCCGCATCGAGGGGTCGTTTGGGGTCGCCGACGTCGGCGGCGTGAACAACGTCGACGCGATCCCGCAGGCGGCGGACGAGCTGATCCAGCTCGAGGGAGTCAGCGCCGTCGTGGTGATCGGCGAGCGGGACGGCACCGTCCACCTCTCGGGGCGGTCGCGCGACGACCGGGTCCACATGGGCAACGCGATCGCGGCGGTGTTAGACGACGTCGACAACGGGAACGGCGGGGGCCACTCCCGGATGGGCGGCGGGACGATCCAACCGAACGTCGACCCCACCGGGGAGGGAGAGCCGGAGACCGTCGACCGCGACGCCCTCGCCGACGGGCTGTTCCGGGCGATGGCGGGCGACGTGTGA